The following DNA comes from Candidatus Methanomethylophilaceae archaeon.
TTGACGACGACCTTGCCCGATGCCCCCGATCCCTTGCCTCTGATGACCACGGAAGTGCCGACGAAGTCCGACAGCTTAAGGCCCGCCATCTCCGCCCGCCTCATCCCGAGCCCGGCGCCGAGGGCCAGGATCGCCCTCTGGGTCTCGTCGGCCGCGCCCCACAGCCTCTCCCAGTCGCCCCTGCCGATCCAGGTCCGCCTGACCTCCTCGAAAGGCCAGACCATGTCGGCCTGGAGATAAGGGTTGTGGCCAGCAGTGAAATGGACGAAACGCCCCAGATCGCATAGCATCGTCCTGACGGTCCTCTGCTTGACCCCGTCCAGGCGGAGCCTGGCCCTGCGGATCATGTGAAGGTCGATGTCGCGGACCCTGACCGGCCCCTCCCACTCGACGATCGCGCGATAGCCGTTGGCGATGTTCCGCCTAAGCGACGACAGAGTCCTGGGGCGGAGCCCCCTCTCCGTCTGGTCGGCGATGAACGCGTCCAGCAGCCCCTCGAACTCGGACCACTCCTCCGTCGTCGCGTGCGCGCCCGCTTCCTGATGGCGCTCAGGGGATGCCCCTGCCACATCCCGGAGGAAGCGGCGCAGATTGTAAAGGGCATTCGCCTTGCGGGCCGGGTCCACCCCCTGGATCACCGCATCCAAATGGCCGAAGCAATCGCCGTCGATGGCCGCCAGGGAGCGGATGCCCATGTCGCGCTCCAGCGCCCTGCAGAGCGTGGCGATGTCGGTGCCGACCCGGGTCAGCGTGGACACGCTGGCGCCCGCGGACTCCAGGCGGGCGAGGTGGAAGTTGAGCTCGGCCTGGAACAGGAATTCCCCCATGTGCCCGTCGACCCATCTGGGGGCGGCCCGCGGATCGATCTCCAGAAAAGGGTTGCGGCCGTAGGCGTGGCCCATGAAACGGCCCATGTAAAGCATGGCCATCCGGGAGTAATAGCCGTTGAGGCCGTCCTTCTCCATTATCGCGGCTACTGCCCGGAATGTCTCGGCGTCGATGCCGTCGGGGGCCGCCGGCGGCATCCTGGCCAGAAATCCCCTGATGGAAGCGCGGATGCAAGCAAGGTTGTGGTGGCCGCGCCCGTCGGACGCGAGGAATGCGAGATAGCTTTCGACTTTCTCGCCATAGGCTAGCCAATTCTCTTTTAAATAACATGATTCCGTTTTGACTTTGACCATGGTGATCCCTCACTGTGGCAGGGCCCGTCCCTGCTTCCAACGT
Coding sequences within:
- a CDS encoding site-specific integrase, with product MVKVKTESCYLKENWLAYGEKVESYLAFLASDGRGHHNLACIRASIRGFLARMPPAAPDGIDAETFRAVAAIMEKDGLNGYYSRMAMLYMGRFMGHAYGRNPFLEIDPRAAPRWVDGHMGEFLFQAELNFHLARLESAGASVSTLTRVGTDIATLCRALERDMGIRSLAAIDGDCFGHLDAVIQGVDPARKANALYNLRRFLRDVAGASPERHQEAGAHATTEEWSEFEGLLDAFIADQTERGLRPRTLSSLRRNIANGYRAIVEWEGPVRVRDIDLHMIRRARLRLDGVKQRTVRTMLCDLGRFVHFTAGHNPYLQADMVWPFEEVRRTWIGRGDWERLWGAADETQRAILALGAGLGMRRAEMAGLKLSDFVGTSVVIRGKGSGASGKVVVKEVPAGVAEAIRAYIPVREAILAEAGDRSEGSLFVMPGRRRGGAASVGFVDVQLRRLRESTGIEFSSHTLRRLYCMTLYDGGMDLDTIRRMMRHEDVQTTISRYLDADPRKLSAAGAAVQAALFCRSSEGSAPLPFFAWSAKLSYNSKSHVFSAPEDSS